The sequence CCAACCCGGCCGTGGCGGCCGCGACCGCCGCGTCCAGGCCGTGCAGCACATCGGAATCCACGGTGGTCGGCGCCGCCGCCGCCGACACCAACCCACCACCGTCGAGGTCCACCACCGCGACCTTCGTGTACGTCGAACCGACGTCGGCGCAGACCGCGACGTTCACGCCGACGCGGGCACGACCACCGTGCCGGTGGCCGTCACCGCCACCACCGGCGGATCGAGCACCTCCGCGGCCGACCCACCCCGGTCCGGGCGACCCCGACACACCACCACACACCTCAGCTCCACCGTGCGGCTGCGCTCACCCACCCGGCTGACCCGACCGGTCACCTCCACCACGTCACCGGCCCGCACCGGCGCGTGGAACCGAACCTCGGCATACCCGGCGAACAGCCCCTCGTCACCGTCGGTCCGGATGCACACCTCCGTGGCCACATCCCCGAACAGACCCAACGCGTACGCCCCGTCGACCAGGTTCCCCGCGTAGTGCGCGTGCGAATACGGCACATACCGCCGATGCGTCACCGTCAAACCCAACCGCGCGTCACTCATGACGGCACTCCGCGGCGCCTCGTGCCGCCACGAGGCACCACGACACCGCGTTGATGATGCACTCGCTGACGCTCGCTCATGCCGACCTCGCCTTCCTGTCCGTGACCAACGCGTGGACCAGATAGGACGCCACCTCACCCGGCGTGGTGCCCCGACCGAAGATCCGATCCACCCCCAACTCGGCGGCCTGCGACTCGTCGAACCGCGGCCCACCCACGATCAGCAACGGCCGCCGGCCCGCCGGCAGCGCCTCCCGGAACGCCGCCGACATCTCCCTCGTGTTGTGCAGATGCGCGTCACGCTGGGTCACCACCTGTGACACCAACACCGCGTCGGCCCGCGCCACCCGCGCCGCCTCGACCAACTCCGGCACGCTGACCTGAGCCCCCAGGTTCGTCACCGACAACTCCCGGTAGTACTCCAGGCCCTTCTCCCCCGCGACGCCCTTCACATTGAGGATCGCGTCGATGCCCACCGTGTGCGCGTCCGTGCCGATGCACGCCCCCACCACCGACAGCTTGCGACGCAACCGCCGCTTCACCACCGCGTTCACCTCCCTGGCGCTCAGCAGCGGAAAGTCCCGCTCCACCACCCGCACCGCCGACAGATCCACCAGATGGTTCACCCGCCCGTACACCACGAAGAAGGTGAACCCGCCACCCATCTGCTTCGCGTGCACCAGCAACGCCGGATCGATACCCATCCGGTTCGCCAACTGGACCGCCGCACCCTCGGCCCGCTTGTCATGCGGCACCGGCAACGTGAACGACACCTGCACCATGCCGTCACCGGTGGTGTCCCCGTACGGCCGCACGACCGCCCCGCTCATACCGGCCGCTCCAGAATCTCGGTGGCCGGGTTG is a genomic window of Micromonospora tarapacensis containing:
- the kal gene encoding 3-aminobutyryl-CoA ammonia lyase, whose product is MSDARLGLTVTHRRYVPYSHAHYAGNLVDGAYALGLFGDVATEVCIRTDGDEGLFAGYAEVRFHAPVRAGDVVEVTGRVSRVGERSRTVELRCVVVCRGRPDRGGSAAEVLDPPVVAVTATGTVVVPASA
- the kamE gene encoding lysine 5,6-aminomutase subunit beta, with amino-acid sequence MSGAVVRPYGDTTGDGMVQVSFTLPVPHDKRAEGAAVQLANRMGIDPALLVHAKQMGGGFTFFVVYGRVNHLVDLSAVRVVERDFPLLSAREVNAVVKRRLRRKLSVVGACIGTDAHTVGIDAILNVKGVAGEKGLEYYRELSVTNLGAQVSVPELVEAARVARADAVLVSQVVTQRDAHLHNTREMSAAFREALPAGRRPLLIVGGPRFDESQAAELGVDRIFGRGTTPGEVASYLVHALVTDRKARSA